A stretch of Corallococcus soli DNA encodes these proteins:
- a CDS encoding type IV pilus twitching motility protein PilT, whose product MKPLAELLRHLSRPGITELALASGRPPMVRGATGYEPVDPGSLTTDELVKALQAMVGMARASTVSETPVQWTVNATGLGALCIAAVRRGDLMNVRLTRSTEGAAQAAAPAQAAAPAQAAAPAPVRAPPASPPGVSSPADAAARTAPVGSPASAAARAPQPVAAPARTAQAPAPGPSAGYAPAAQGHAPAAQAQAAGHAPAGHAPVARAIPISRATSAPGRDLALLLEQARNMFASDLHVVAGRPPLFRLAGELQPQDTPLSPETVERLLLPIIPERLRPVLEKDGSVDFALDSEETGRFRVNVGRQRTGLKGIFRVIPREIPTLESLGLPPDIAKATHHHQGLIVLTGPSGHGKTATLAALLDIINRETTHHVLTVEDPVEYVHPRKRALISQREVGSNTRTFASALKGSLREDPDVIVVGELRDTETVRMALAASETGHLLISTMNTPSAAKTIDRLIDLFPPADQGQVRLSLSSGLRLIVSQRLMPSADGKRMVAAAEVLTGSVALGNLIRDNKTFQIPSLQQRGKSLGIIRFEDSLAELARSGKATLETVKGFAENPDEIEAMVTGKRPGAAGTVPAPASPQEGARMLSKVGSLLGKKGA is encoded by the coding sequence ATGAAACCGCTCGCAGAGCTGCTGCGTCACCTGTCGCGTCCCGGAATCACCGAGCTGGCCCTGGCCAGTGGCCGCCCGCCCATGGTGCGTGGCGCCACCGGCTATGAGCCCGTGGACCCCGGCTCGCTCACCACCGACGAACTCGTGAAGGCCCTCCAGGCCATGGTGGGCATGGCGCGAGCCTCCACCGTGTCGGAGACGCCCGTGCAATGGACGGTGAACGCCACCGGCCTGGGCGCGCTCTGCATCGCCGCGGTGCGCCGGGGCGACCTGATGAACGTGCGCCTCACGCGGAGCACCGAGGGCGCGGCGCAAGCGGCGGCCCCGGCGCAAGCGGCGGCTCCGGCGCAAGCGGCGGCCCCCGCCCCTGTCCGCGCCCCTCCTGCCAGCCCGCCCGGGGTGTCCTCGCCCGCCGACGCCGCCGCGCGCACCGCCCCGGTAGGAAGCCCGGCCTCCGCCGCCGCGCGGGCCCCCCAGCCTGTGGCGGCTCCCGCACGGACCGCGCAGGCCCCTGCCCCGGGCCCGTCCGCCGGGTATGCGCCCGCCGCGCAGGGGCACGCTCCCGCCGCGCAGGCCCAGGCGGCCGGGCACGCTCCCGCCGGGCACGCTCCCGTCGCGCGTGCCATTCCCATCTCACGCGCGACGTCCGCGCCCGGCCGCGACCTGGCCCTGCTGCTGGAGCAGGCGCGCAACATGTTCGCCAGCGACCTGCACGTCGTGGCCGGACGGCCGCCGCTGTTCCGGCTGGCGGGGGAGCTGCAACCGCAGGACACGCCGCTGTCGCCGGAGACGGTGGAGCGGCTGCTGTTGCCCATCATCCCGGAGCGCCTCCGGCCGGTGCTGGAGAAGGACGGCAGCGTGGACTTCGCGCTGGACTCCGAGGAGACCGGGCGCTTCCGCGTGAACGTGGGCCGCCAGCGCACGGGCCTCAAGGGCATCTTCCGCGTCATCCCCCGGGAGATCCCCACGCTGGAGTCGCTGGGCCTGCCGCCGGACATCGCCAAGGCGACGCACCACCACCAGGGCCTCATCGTGCTCACCGGCCCCTCCGGCCACGGCAAGACGGCCACGCTCGCGGCGCTGCTGGACATCATCAACCGCGAAACCACGCACCACGTGCTCACCGTGGAGGACCCGGTGGAGTACGTGCACCCGCGCAAGCGCGCCCTCATCAGCCAGCGCGAGGTGGGCAGCAACACCCGCACCTTCGCCAGCGCCCTCAAGGGCAGCCTGCGTGAGGACCCGGACGTCATCGTCGTGGGCGAACTGCGCGACACGGAGACGGTGCGCATGGCGCTCGCGGCCAGCGAGACGGGCCACCTGCTCATCAGCACCATGAACACGCCCAGCGCGGCGAAGACCATCGACCGGCTCATCGACCTCTTTCCCCCGGCGGACCAGGGCCAGGTGCGGCTGTCGCTCTCCAGCGGCCTGCGCCTCATCGTCAGCCAGCGGCTGATGCCCAGCGCGGACGGCAAGCGCATGGTGGCCGCGGCGGAGGTGCTCACCGGCTCCGTGGCGCTGGGCAACCTCATCCGCGACAACAAGACGTTCCAGATTCCGTCGCTCCAGCAGCGCGGCAAGTCGCTGGGCATCATCCGCTTCGAGGACTCGCTGGCGGAATTGGCCAGGTCGGGCAAGGCGACGCTGGAGACGGTGAAGGGCTTCGCGGAGAACCCGGACGAAATCGAGGCCATGGTGACGGGCAAGCGCCCCGGCGCGGCGGGCACCGTGCCCGCCCCCGCTTCGCCCCAGGAGGGCGCGCGGATGCTGTCCAAGGTGGGCTCACTGCTTGGAAAGAAGGGGGCCTGA
- a CDS encoding type IV pilus twitching motility protein PilT has protein sequence MTDTPRIATWFDVLLDKKGSDLHMAVGYPPLGRIRGELVPLREEPLASDELESLLFELCSPEQKRQITEELDLDFAYGYGTKARFRANYFYRMTGIGAVFRTIPSKVLSLEDLKTPEVVRKMADRRSGLVLVTGPTGSGKSTTLAGMINHINKTRASHVLTIEDPVEFVHESLKAQVTHREVGPHASSFATAIRSAGREDPNVILIGELRTNETMKLALQLASFGVLVFATVHTNSAPATIDRIINAFPADEQGQVRGMLAESLAGIVAQQLVKTADGKGRVAALEILVGGAAIASMIREGKVFQIASKMQAGQGQGMQTLDMHLERLVKDDVILPDAALEKAQDKENFVKVIQRLKPDWEVPETLKA, from the coding sequence ATGACGGACACGCCTCGCATCGCGACCTGGTTCGACGTGCTGCTCGACAAGAAGGGCAGCGACCTGCACATGGCCGTGGGCTATCCGCCCCTGGGCCGCATCCGCGGTGAGCTGGTGCCGCTGCGCGAAGAGCCCCTCGCCTCCGACGAGCTGGAGTCGCTGCTCTTCGAGCTCTGCTCGCCCGAACAGAAGCGGCAGATCACCGAGGAGCTGGACCTGGACTTCGCCTATGGCTACGGGACGAAGGCCCGCTTCCGCGCGAACTACTTCTACCGGATGACCGGCATCGGGGCCGTCTTCCGCACCATCCCCAGCAAGGTGCTGTCGCTGGAGGACCTGAAGACGCCGGAGGTGGTGCGCAAGATGGCGGACCGCCGCAGCGGGCTGGTGCTGGTGACGGGCCCCACGGGCAGCGGCAAGTCCACCACGCTGGCGGGGATGATCAACCACATCAACAAGACGCGCGCGTCACACGTGCTCACCATCGAGGACCCGGTGGAGTTCGTGCACGAGTCCCTCAAGGCCCAGGTCACCCACCGCGAGGTGGGCCCGCACGCGTCCAGCTTCGCCACCGCCATCCGCTCCGCCGGCCGCGAGGACCCCAACGTCATCCTCATCGGCGAGCTGCGCACCAACGAGACGATGAAGCTGGCGCTCCAGCTCGCCAGCTTCGGCGTGCTCGTGTTCGCCACGGTGCACACCAACAGCGCGCCCGCCACCATCGACCGCATCATCAACGCCTTCCCCGCGGACGAGCAGGGTCAGGTGCGCGGCATGCTCGCGGAGTCGCTCGCCGGCATCGTCGCCCAGCAGCTGGTGAAGACCGCGGACGGCAAGGGCCGCGTCGCCGCGCTCGAAATCCTGGTGGGCGGGGCCGCCATCGCTTCCATGATTCGCGAGGGCAAGGTGTTCCAGATCGCCTCCAAGATGCAGGCGGGCCAGGGCCAGGGCATGCAGACCCTGGACATGCACCTGGAGCGGCTGGTGAAGGACGACGTCATCCTCCCCGACGCCGCCCTGGAGAAGGCCCAGGACAAGGAGAACTTCGTGAAGGTCATCCAGCGGCTGAAGCCGGACTGGGAGGTCCCGGAGACCCTGAAGGCGTGA
- a CDS encoding DUF5684 domain-containing protein, producing the protein MDEQQLEMMRQMQEQQDAGPGPLFYIFYFAFIGAMIAGLWKTFAKAGEPGWAAIVPFYNVYIMTKIIGRPAWWVVLALIPCVNFIALFIIGIDMAKSFGKGTGFGIGLALLGPVFYAILGFGDAQYQGPAAASGGAAAA; encoded by the coding sequence ATGGATGAACAGCAGCTTGAGATGATGCGGCAGATGCAGGAGCAGCAGGACGCGGGCCCGGGCCCGCTGTTCTACATCTTCTACTTCGCCTTCATCGGCGCGATGATCGCGGGCCTGTGGAAGACGTTCGCCAAGGCGGGCGAGCCCGGCTGGGCGGCCATCGTGCCCTTCTACAACGTGTACATCATGACCAAGATCATCGGCCGTCCGGCCTGGTGGGTCGTGCTGGCGCTGATCCCCTGCGTGAACTTCATCGCGCTGTTCATCATTGGCATTGACATGGCGAAGTCGTTCGGCAAGGGCACGGGCTTCGGCATCGGCCTGGCGCTGCTCGGCCCGGTCTTCTACGCCATCCTCGGCTTCGGCGACGCGCAGTACCAGGGCCCCGCCGCAGCCAGCGGTGGCGCGGCCGCGGCGTAG
- a CDS encoding TonB-dependent receptor, translating to MTGPRAHSHPLVAPIRRRAFRCWSFGACCALVLLPVIAAAQAVPPAGPATADAQGKPDVPGESTPPSKPDAPGKSAPPSEPDAPGETRTVVTATRLPRPLRDVPATTVVIPRDEIQRSPTLTQDALVRTLPSVATFRRTPSLVADPTAQGLNLRGLAPSGVARGLVLLDGLPVNDPYGGWVFWRALPRLGLDRIEVVPTGGSALYGSAALGGVVQLISQPITGAIDADLSVGNQGTGFFGARVADRWKRVGISLEAEGLTSDGYRIVPAGQRGAIDGDTPSNHLTGQARVEVQATDDLLLSARAGLFRETQNGGTRYTVARVDLAWFTGNARLRTQDAGTFELGLYGRTQDFAQDRARVSADRSTESRSAHQDVPANDQGGSLVWTGPELTLGGKHVLAVGVDARRAAGTAQEQLFPATDAPTALRARTTRGTQLSGGLFVQDLYTVSPALEFAGTLRWDLWRNQDGARQERRANGDATTTDFAPRSASQLSPRLAARLRPLDWLTLRASAYRAFRAPTLNELYRPFQVGTVLTAANPDLGAERLWGTEAGVEALGPGGLTGRVTGFWNVLDAPVTNVTLAAPLPDGTTRQRQNLGQARVRGVELGTDWRPARQWTVLAAYTFVDPVVTEAPGQPDLVGRQLPQDPRHRGSLSVTFDEPSLLTATAQLRVVGPQYEDDLNTRGMGGAAIVDLFVNRHLFWKVAAFAAVENLFDRSYLAGRAGVDTLAPPFQARVGLRLRDGVNARSSAAERGAPAH from the coding sequence ATGACCGGCCCGCGTGCTCACTCCCATCCGCTCGTCGCGCCCATCCGACGGCGCGCCTTCCGTTGCTGGAGCTTCGGAGCCTGCTGCGCCCTGGTGCTGCTGCCCGTCATCGCGGCGGCGCAAGCGGTGCCACCCGCCGGGCCCGCGACCGCGGATGCGCAGGGCAAGCCCGACGTTCCCGGCGAGTCCACGCCTCCGAGCAAGCCCGATGCTCCTGGCAAGTCCGCGCCTCCGAGCGAGCCCGACGCTCCTGGCGAGACCCGCACCGTCGTCACCGCCACGCGCCTGCCGCGCCCGCTGCGCGACGTGCCCGCCACCACCGTGGTGATTCCCCGCGACGAAATCCAGCGCAGCCCCACGCTCACGCAGGACGCGCTGGTGCGCACGCTGCCCTCCGTCGCCACCTTCCGCCGCACGCCGTCCCTGGTGGCGGACCCCACCGCGCAGGGGCTCAACCTGCGCGGGCTCGCGCCGTCCGGCGTGGCTCGGGGGCTGGTGCTGCTGGACGGGCTGCCGGTGAACGACCCCTACGGAGGCTGGGTGTTCTGGCGCGCCCTGCCCCGGCTGGGCCTGGACCGCATCGAGGTCGTCCCCACCGGCGGCTCCGCGCTCTATGGCAGCGCCGCGCTGGGCGGCGTCGTGCAGCTCATCTCCCAGCCCATCACCGGGGCCATCGACGCGGACCTGTCCGTGGGCAACCAGGGCACCGGCTTCTTCGGCGCGCGCGTCGCGGACCGCTGGAAGCGCGTGGGCATCTCGCTGGAGGCCGAGGGCCTCACCAGCGACGGCTACCGCATCGTCCCCGCTGGCCAGCGCGGCGCCATCGACGGCGACACCCCGTCCAACCACCTCACCGGGCAGGCGCGCGTGGAGGTCCAGGCCACCGACGACCTCCTGCTCTCCGCCCGCGCCGGCCTGTTCCGCGAGACGCAGAACGGCGGCACCCGCTACACCGTCGCCCGCGTGGACCTCGCGTGGTTCACCGGCAACGCGCGCCTGCGCACGCAGGACGCCGGCACCTTCGAGCTGGGCCTCTACGGCCGCACCCAGGACTTCGCCCAGGACCGCGCCCGCGTCAGCGCGGACCGGAGCACCGAGTCCCGCTCCGCGCACCAGGACGTGCCCGCAAACGATCAGGGCGGCTCGCTCGTGTGGACCGGGCCGGAGCTGACGCTGGGGGGCAAGCACGTGCTCGCCGTCGGGGTGGATGCCCGCCGCGCCGCCGGCACCGCGCAGGAGCAGCTCTTCCCCGCCACCGACGCCCCCACGGCGCTCCGCGCGCGCACCACGCGGGGGACCCAGCTGTCCGGTGGGCTCTTCGTGCAGGACCTCTACACCGTGTCCCCCGCGCTGGAGTTCGCCGGCACGCTGCGCTGGGACCTGTGGCGCAACCAGGACGGTGCCCGGCAGGAGCGCCGCGCGAACGGCGATGCCACCACCACCGACTTCGCGCCCCGCTCCGCCAGCCAGCTCAGCCCGCGCCTGGCCGCGCGCCTGCGCCCGCTGGACTGGCTCACCCTGCGCGCCTCCGCCTACCGCGCCTTCCGCGCGCCCACCCTCAACGAGCTGTACCGCCCCTTCCAGGTGGGCACCGTCCTCACCGCCGCCAACCCGGACCTGGGCGCCGAGCGCCTCTGGGGCACCGAGGCCGGCGTGGAGGCCCTGGGCCCCGGCGGTCTCACCGGACGCGTCACGGGCTTCTGGAACGTGCTCGACGCGCCCGTCACCAACGTCACCCTGGCCGCGCCCCTGCCCGACGGCACCACCCGCCAGCGCCAGAACCTGGGTCAGGCGCGCGTGCGCGGCGTGGAGCTGGGCACCGACTGGCGTCCGGCCCGCCAGTGGACCGTGCTCGCCGCCTACACCTTCGTGGACCCCGTCGTCACCGAAGCGCCCGGCCAGCCCGACCTGGTGGGCCGCCAGCTCCCGCAGGACCCGCGGCATCGCGGGTCGCTCAGCGTCACCTTCGACGAGCCGTCGCTCCTCACCGCCACCGCGCAGCTGCGCGTCGTGGGCCCGCAGTACGAGGACGACCTCAACACGCGCGGCATGGGCGGCGCGGCCATCGTGGACCTGTTCGTGAACCGCCACCTCTTCTGGAAGGTGGCCGCCTTCGCGGCGGTGGAGAACCTGTTCGACCGCTCCTACCTGGCGGGGCGCGCGGGCGTGGACACGCTCGCCCCACCCTTCCAGGCGCGCGTGGGCCTGCGCCTGCGCGACGGCGTCAACGCACGGTCCTCAGCGGCGGAACGGGGCGCACCGGCCCATTGA
- a CDS encoding ATP-dependent DNA helicase: MSAPAPRPPSVDSLLGPGGALEQALPAYEHRPEQLQMARAVERAFSEGSYLLAEAGTGTGKTLAYLVPALLSGRKVVVSTATKTLQDQVFFKDLPLLSEKLGLQFEAAYLKGRGNYLCLHRYESFEKDPQFVSRDEAKQWPLLKKWVTQTETGDRAELDLPESFAAWSRLSTTSETCLGSRCAQYETCFVTKMRKRAEAADLLVVNHHLFFADLALRSSGKRTEGVLPFYEAVVFDEAHALEDVASGHFGYSVSNYRLEELSRDAVAALPVKDERHATLAALAQRVRSHADALFLQAPRALGFSNQESTVALRPETMGKLSGALEQVREGLSALASFSGSEREAELAAIHRRAEEMVEQLTFLEKAESSEHVYWAEARGKGIFLRANPIDVAKELRDRLYGALDTVVFTSATLAADSRFDFFAKRMGMYDEEGQPVTRVRTLAVPSPFDFPRQSALYLPTHLPDPSAPGFIEAAAEEILRLCEVTGGRAFVLFTSLRNMVRAYELTATRLPYQALLQGERPKAQLLEAFRQTPSVLFAAHSFWEGVDVPGDALSLVIIDRLPFASPGDPLVAARIRQIEARGEEPFDQYQLPQAALALRQGFGRLIRTQADRGIVAMLDRRIVTKGYGRVFLSSLPPAKRMEDTTELSRWFNGPVRPVPPLRTVR; encoded by the coding sequence ATGTCCGCGCCCGCGCCCCGTCCTCCCTCTGTCGACAGCCTGCTCGGTCCTGGCGGCGCGCTGGAGCAGGCGCTGCCCGCGTACGAGCACCGCCCGGAGCAGCTCCAGATGGCGCGCGCCGTGGAGCGGGCCTTCTCCGAGGGCAGCTACCTGCTGGCGGAGGCCGGCACGGGCACGGGCAAGACGCTGGCCTACCTGGTGCCCGCCCTGCTGTCGGGCCGCAAGGTGGTGGTGTCCACGGCGACGAAGACGCTCCAGGACCAGGTGTTCTTCAAGGACCTGCCGCTGCTCAGCGAGAAGCTGGGGCTCCAGTTCGAGGCGGCCTACCTCAAGGGCCGGGGCAACTACCTCTGCCTGCACCGCTACGAATCCTTTGAGAAGGACCCGCAGTTCGTCTCGCGCGATGAGGCGAAGCAGTGGCCGCTGCTCAAGAAGTGGGTGACGCAGACGGAGACGGGGGACCGGGCGGAGCTGGACCTACCGGAGTCCTTCGCCGCGTGGTCGCGGCTGTCCACCACGTCGGAGACGTGCCTGGGCTCGCGCTGCGCGCAGTACGAGACGTGCTTCGTCACGAAGATGCGCAAGCGCGCGGAGGCCGCGGACCTGCTGGTGGTGAACCACCACCTGTTCTTCGCGGACCTGGCGCTGCGCAGCTCCGGCAAGCGCACCGAAGGCGTGCTGCCCTTCTACGAGGCCGTCGTCTTCGACGAGGCGCACGCGCTGGAGGACGTGGCCAGCGGCCACTTCGGCTACAGCGTCTCCAACTACCGGCTGGAGGAGCTGTCGCGCGACGCGGTGGCGGCCCTGCCGGTGAAGGACGAACGGCACGCGACGCTCGCGGCGCTGGCCCAGCGGGTGCGCTCGCACGCGGACGCGCTGTTCCTCCAGGCCCCGCGCGCGCTGGGGTTCTCCAACCAGGAGTCCACCGTCGCGCTGCGCCCGGAGACCATGGGCAAGCTGTCCGGCGCGCTGGAGCAGGTGCGCGAGGGCCTGTCCGCGCTGGCGTCCTTTTCCGGCAGCGAGCGCGAGGCGGAGCTGGCCGCCATCCACCGCCGCGCGGAGGAGATGGTGGAGCAGCTCACCTTCCTGGAGAAGGCGGAGTCCTCCGAGCACGTCTACTGGGCGGAGGCGCGCGGCAAGGGCATCTTCCTGCGCGCGAACCCCATCGACGTGGCGAAGGAGCTGCGCGACCGGCTCTACGGCGCGCTGGACACGGTGGTGTTCACCTCCGCGACGCTCGCGGCGGACAGCCGCTTCGACTTCTTCGCCAAGCGCATGGGCATGTACGACGAGGAGGGCCAGCCGGTGACGCGCGTGCGCACGCTGGCGGTGCCCAGCCCGTTCGACTTCCCGCGCCAGTCCGCGCTGTACCTGCCCACGCACCTGCCGGACCCCAGCGCCCCGGGCTTCATCGAAGCGGCGGCGGAGGAGATCCTCCGGCTGTGCGAGGTGACGGGCGGGCGCGCCTTCGTGCTCTTCACGTCCCTGCGCAACATGGTGCGCGCGTACGAACTCACCGCCACGCGGCTGCCCTACCAGGCGTTGCTCCAGGGCGAGCGGCCCAAGGCCCAGCTGCTGGAGGCCTTCCGGCAGACGCCCAGCGTGCTCTTCGCCGCGCACAGCTTCTGGGAGGGCGTGGACGTGCCGGGGGACGCGCTGAGCCTGGTCATCATCGACCGGCTCCCGTTCGCGTCGCCGGGCGACCCGCTGGTGGCCGCGCGCATCCGGCAGATTGAGGCGCGCGGCGAGGAGCCCTTCGACCAGTACCAGCTGCCGCAGGCGGCGCTGGCGCTGCGCCAGGGCTTCGGGCGGCTCATCCGCACGCAGGCGGACCGGGGCATCGTGGCGATGCTGGACCGCCGCATCGTGACCAAGGGCTACGGCCGGGTGTTCCTCTCCAGCCTGCCGCCCGCGAAGCGGATGGAGGACACGACGGAGCTGAGCCGCTGGTTCAATGGGCCGGTGCGCCCCGTTCCGCCGCTGAGGACCGTGCGTTGA
- a CDS encoding site-2 protease family protein encodes MHPVSVAPPTAPLRVWLHLLLFVVTLGTTFLAYLLLFGRSFPFSGAGLLPEDRAQGLAFSASLLGILGAHEMGHYVLARWHKVDTSLPYFIPLPVPGSLGTLGAVIRLRGRIPTRNALVDIGAAGPLAGLVVALPLLYWGLLHSTVVDSPPVPSTFPGDSSLWVLGQNLLHWAMERLTNAPPALETVITQRQTLFGDNLIMKAMTWLALGPVPEGKDVVVHPVVIAAWFGLLVTLLNLLPVGQLDGGHLTFAVLGPRARTLGKGVAWVLLFLTVFVTVSWGLWLVVASKVVGFGHPEVLEPGEPLSPARKVICALCLLALIGCAMPVPLREVLS; translated from the coding sequence ATGCACCCGGTTTCCGTTGCCCCTCCCACCGCCCCGCTCCGCGTGTGGCTGCACCTGCTGCTGTTCGTGGTGACGCTGGGGACGACCTTCCTCGCGTACCTGCTGCTCTTCGGCCGCTCGTTCCCCTTCAGCGGGGCGGGGCTGCTCCCGGAGGACCGGGCGCAGGGGCTGGCCTTCAGCGCGTCGCTGCTGGGCATCCTGGGCGCGCACGAGATGGGGCACTACGTCCTGGCGCGTTGGCACAAGGTGGACACGTCGCTGCCCTACTTCATCCCACTTCCGGTGCCCGGGAGCCTGGGCACGCTGGGCGCGGTCATCCGGCTGCGGGGGCGCATCCCCACGCGCAATGCGCTGGTGGACATTGGCGCGGCGGGGCCGCTGGCGGGCCTGGTGGTGGCGCTGCCGCTGCTCTACTGGGGCCTCCTGCACTCCACGGTGGTGGACTCGCCGCCGGTGCCTTCCACGTTCCCGGGTGACTCGTCGCTGTGGGTGCTGGGACAGAACCTGCTGCATTGGGCGATGGAGCGGCTGACGAACGCGCCGCCCGCGCTGGAGACCGTCATCACCCAGCGGCAGACGCTGTTCGGCGACAACCTCATCATGAAGGCCATGACGTGGCTGGCGCTGGGGCCGGTGCCCGAGGGCAAGGACGTGGTGGTGCACCCGGTGGTCATCGCGGCGTGGTTCGGCCTGCTGGTGACGCTGCTCAACCTGCTGCCGGTGGGCCAGTTGGACGGCGGGCACCTGACGTTCGCGGTGCTGGGGCCCCGGGCCCGGACGCTGGGCAAGGGCGTGGCCTGGGTGCTGTTGTTCCTCACGGTGTTCGTCACCGTCTCCTGGGGCCTGTGGCTGGTGGTGGCGAGCAAGGTCGTGGGGTTCGGCCACCCGGAGGTGCTGGAGCCGGGTGAACCCCTGAGTCCCGCGCGCAAGGTCATCTGCGCGCTGTGCCTGCTGGCGCTCATCGGGTGTGCCATGCCCGTGCCGCTGCGGGAGGTGCTGTCATGA
- a CDS encoding HAD family hydrolase encodes MVENVIFDVDGTLVDSVDEHAEAWRRSFIEFGRDIPFAHVRSQIGKGSDQLLPVFFNDEELERFGKDLDEYRSALFKREFLPKVRAFPRVKELFQQLRKRDRKVALASSAKDDELKRYVELCGIDGLFEAKTNADESDKSKPHPDIFQVALAKLGKPDPARVVVVGDTPYDAIAAGKLHMPTVGMLCGGFGKDNLLTAGCRTLVKDPAELLRRLEQDPEGWPWDAASRDSSKDEESR; translated from the coding sequence ATGGTCGAGAATGTCATCTTCGACGTGGACGGGACGCTGGTGGACTCGGTGGACGAGCACGCCGAAGCTTGGCGCAGATCGTTCATCGAGTTCGGTCGGGACATCCCCTTCGCCCACGTGCGCAGCCAGATTGGCAAGGGCTCCGACCAGCTGCTGCCCGTCTTCTTCAACGACGAGGAGCTGGAGCGCTTCGGCAAGGACCTGGACGAGTACCGCTCCGCGCTCTTCAAGCGCGAGTTCCTGCCCAAGGTGCGCGCCTTCCCCCGCGTGAAGGAGCTGTTCCAGCAGCTGCGCAAGCGCGACCGCAAGGTGGCCCTGGCCTCCAGCGCGAAGGACGACGAGCTCAAGCGCTACGTGGAGCTGTGCGGCATCGACGGCCTCTTCGAGGCGAAGACGAACGCGGACGAGTCCGACAAGAGCAAGCCGCACCCGGACATCTTCCAGGTGGCGCTGGCGAAGCTGGGCAAGCCGGACCCCGCCCGGGTGGTGGTGGTGGGCGACACGCCCTATGACGCCATCGCCGCGGGCAAGCTGCACATGCCGACCGTGGGCATGCTGTGCGGCGGGTTCGGCAAGGACAACCTGCTCACCGCCGGGTGCCGCACGCTGGTGAAGGACCCCGCGGAGCTGCTGCGCCGCCTGGAGCAGGACCCCGAGGGCTGGCCGTGGGACGCGGCGTCGCGGGACTCCTCCAAGGACGAGGAGTCGCGCTGA
- a CDS encoding transcriptional regulator — MARGSKAKYSDKQKRMAEHIEEGYEDKGLGEKTAEARAWATVNKLTGGGMNGGSGSKAKVARRRPAARKNARKAGRIGGKRRAATAKKTSTSSRRKASPTRAKRATTGRKATRTGTAGKRSTARKSTARKSPARKSPARKSTSRSRTAKRGGSRK, encoded by the coding sequence ATGGCACGCGGAAGCAAGGCGAAGTACTCGGACAAACAGAAGCGCATGGCCGAACACATCGAAGAGGGCTACGAGGACAAGGGCCTTGGTGAGAAGACCGCCGAGGCCCGCGCGTGGGCCACCGTGAACAAGCTCACCGGCGGCGGGATGAACGGGGGCTCCGGCAGCAAGGCGAAGGTGGCCCGGCGCCGTCCCGCGGCCCGCAAGAACGCGCGCAAGGCGGGGCGCATTGGCGGCAAGCGCCGCGCGGCGACCGCGAAGAAGACCTCCACCTCCAGCCGTCGCAAGGCCTCGCCCACGCGGGCCAAGCGCGCCACCACGGGCCGCAAGGCGACGCGCACGGGCACGGCCGGCAAGCGCTCCACGGCGCGCAAGAGCACCGCGCGCAAGAGCCCTGCTCGCAAGAGCCCTGCCCGCAAGAGCACGTCCCGTTCGCGCACGGCGAAGCGCGGCGGCTCGCGCAAGTAG
- a CDS encoding lipid kinase, whose product MVNTRSRSGLLAFEEARAVLTARGIPLVAAHALSKPKRLRSVLEEAIAAGARRVLVGGGDGTISCAAQVLMNRDVTLGVVPLGTGNDFARSMGIPDTIEAACDVIVGGYTARVDVGLVNGRPFLNAASLGLTTAIAKRLTQELKQRAGKLAYPMAAAAEMRTLQPFHVRIQADGRTLELDALQVVVGNGRYHGAGNMVAPEATLDDRRLHVYAITAPSAADGNGERTGLGHLQDVATLARVALGMRSGGHLEHESVEHLDTARLTVETDPPMEVNADGENVGLTPMRFEVATAALRVYAPAPQ is encoded by the coding sequence GTGGTCAACACGCGCTCCCGTTCGGGGCTCCTGGCCTTCGAGGAGGCCCGCGCCGTGCTGACCGCCCGGGGCATTCCCCTGGTCGCGGCGCACGCGCTGTCCAAGCCCAAGCGCCTGCGCTCGGTGCTCGAGGAGGCCATCGCCGCCGGGGCCCGGCGCGTGCTGGTGGGCGGAGGCGACGGCACCATCAGCTGCGCGGCGCAGGTGTTGATGAACCGCGACGTGACGCTGGGCGTGGTGCCCCTGGGCACCGGCAACGACTTCGCGCGCTCCATGGGCATCCCGGACACCATCGAGGCCGCGTGCGACGTCATCGTCGGCGGCTACACGGCGCGGGTGGACGTGGGGCTCGTCAACGGCCGGCCCTTCCTCAACGCCGCCAGCCTGGGGCTCACCACCGCCATCGCGAAGCGGCTGACGCAGGAATTGAAGCAGCGCGCCGGCAAGCTGGCGTACCCGATGGCCGCCGCCGCGGAGATGCGCACCCTGCAACCCTTCCACGTCCGCATCCAGGCGGACGGGCGGACGCTGGAGCTGGACGCGCTCCAGGTGGTGGTGGGCAACGGCCGCTACCACGGCGCGGGCAACATGGTGGCGCCGGAGGCGACGCTGGACGACCGCCGGCTGCACGTCTACGCCATCACCGCGCCGTCGGCCGCGGACGGCAACGGGGAGCGCACGGGGCTGGGCCACCTGCAGGACGTGGCCACGCTGGCGCGCGTGGCGCTGGGCATGCGCAGCGGCGGCCACCTGGAGCACGAGTCCGTCGAGCACCTGGACACGGCCCGCCTCACCGTGGAGACGGACCCGCCCATGGAGGTGAACGCGGACGGCGAGAACGTGGGCCTGACGCCCATGCGCTTCGAGGTCGCCACGGCGGCGCTGCGCGTCTACGCGCCCGCGCCGCAGTGA